gcagtCAGAGAGAGTAATAAAAACTAGAGTTGAGCGAGCGAGCTAACAGTTTCACTCAGGCCTAACATTTGAGCTAGGCGCACTAAGCCGGCTAAGCAAAAAATCGAAGAGCAGTTTTAACCTCTTTGCCTTGTTTTGGGCTTTGAGGGTTTTGATTCTTTCTCCAAGAAAATTGGCTCATGAAGGGGTAGTTGCTCTGCCAACTCAAGGCTCTTGTTTTACTTCAATGCCATATGTTTGTTACTTGGGACGTGGATGATGACCCCCTTTGGACCTAGAAGCTTCATAGACTGGTAGGTGTAGTGACCAAATGCCATGAAGGTCacaggggctggtcgaccaaGGGTCACCCTATAGGTTATGCTAAAGTCGGCCAAATCGAAATGAATCTTCTCAGTTCAGAAGTTTTTAGCATTCCCAAATGTTACCGGTAGCGAGCACTGTCCGAGGGGTTTGATAGCGAGTCCCGTCCGAGGGGTTTGGACGAGTCCTCCAGGATTATGCCATGAAAGGCATATTTTACTGGCTCGATCAACCTTCGATCTCTTAAGCCTTGTTAGAAGGTACGGATGATGGAGTAATCTCccgcgcggggggggggggggggcaccgcGACTCCTCTCTTCTCGAGAATCCATATATCCCTTATCAGTGTATGGACGTAATCTCTGGTATGGTATTCCTGACGAGGCTGAACCTATTGATGAACTCCCAGAGTGACTCTTTGAGTATTTGACGTAGACGGTGAAGATTTTCCTCCTTCCTTATGTGCTTGTATCGCACAAAAGACGTCTCAAAGTAGTTCCAAGGAGTCAATCGAGTTAGGCGACAGATTGGTCAGCCACGAGCAAGCTGACCCTTCTAGAGCCATTGGAAGGTAATTAGCCATGATCTGTTCATCACCTCTAGTGGCTAGGATAGTTGTAGAGTAATTTGAGAGAAATTTTAGAGGTTCATCATTCCCGTTATGTTTTTCAATCGAACCATATCGAAATCTACATGGCTAGCACACAGATCTAAGTTGGTGAGTGAAGGCCTAACAACCGGTGACCACATGATTTCTCCGATTGCAATCATCTCACCCTCAAAAGTCTAGTCTACCAtggaccttgggaatttgacgAGGCCTTGATGAGGGTTCTCCATGCTCTCCCGTCTGCATGACTGTTGTATGTGTCATAGTGAACATTGTCTCTCGAGTTCTCGATTAGAGTCTCATGGGAAGGATCTTGCTGGATTGGAGTTTTCTTGGGTGCATGCATTGGAATGTCTTCTAGAGGTTGACTAACTTGAGGTGTACTGCTCCTTTCACGAGTAGAGTCTTCGGCTACTTGCTAAGCTCTGTAGATACATCCAATCATCTCTTGTAACCATTGGGCATTGACTGAATCCGCCAATCCTCCTGGAGGGATGGAGTGGATGAGGATCTTGGCCCGTTCCAGCAGTTGAGCTATTCGAGACATATATTGGGTGCTAGTGAATGCGCCAAGGAGGTTTTTTGGGACCGATGGAGTTGTGACACCTCTAGTAGCTACGAGAGTGTCTACTGGGGGGACTGGAGTGACCACGTGGTCATTTCCCCTGACATGAGCCGtgtttctccccccccccccagtaaAACGGGAGCATGCAGGACTTCCTTCACAATCAGGTTAGGGGGATTATGGGGATCATCCTAGTTTCCTTGATCTCTGACTTCGAGGGTATTTACCTCATGATACTTCTCCTCGTCATCAGACGAATCGGAGAAAGACGCATCAAACTTGGTAAATTGAGGCTCGTCTTTCGAGATGTTCTCATTGGAGCCTTTAATTCCTCGGTAACCAACGTTACCAGTAACATGGATTGGTGAGAAAGTTGGGTGACCCAAACTCCCGACACAAACTATTGAAAAACCGTCCTGGCCTACCGACTCAGAAGTCGATCGGCCGTAGATTCCCTTCAAAGATTTGCTTATCTCGGTAATTCTTCCTGTCGTGCGTATATGTCGGGGCATAAATCACTGAAAGACTTGAGATTTGAACCCAATGGCACAACAACAACCGAATCGAGGCCCTTTTCACTGTTCCCTGCTCACTATTTACTACTCACTGTTCtcttttgatttcttttcttttgatgtCAGTTTTCCAGGATGTTACAATAGGCATGCCAATCATCCACCACCACTCGATCAAATTCCAGTGACAGTTTAAATGAATTATGATTGGCCTAATCGAACATGCATACTTAAAAACTGACCTTGAACAAGACGGTTCTGCAGCCAGCAACCACACTAGGACCAGTTAAGATGTAATCGGTAGGTGTGCGTGCAATCGTGCAAGTTGGTCAGGTGGCTACACTCTGCAGCTGAAGCAGTGAAGCAACGCCGTCCTCGCAATTTTCTCCCCAATCCACACTCCCGCTCCTATACCACACAAACCTCAACCCGAAACCAGAACAAAACAAGAAGCCACCACCAAGGTGGTGACCAGCAAGAAGACGGGGCAGCCTCGGCAAGAGAACAGGAGCAGAGCGTACGTGCCATCAGCAGCAatggcggccgccgccgccacgtccTCCCACCTGCTCCTTCTCTCCCGCCAGGTGGCCTTGCTCCGATGCCGCCTCTCCTTCCTCAGCCACCCCAGAATGCCCGGCAGGGTCGCGGCGGGCCAGGCGTCGGCTGCCAACGTGCGGTGCATGGCGGCCGTGGACACGGTgcccgcggcggcggagacAAGCAAGAAGTCGAGCTACGAGATAGTGACACTCACGACGTGGCTGTTGAAGCAGGAGCAGGCTGAGATCATCGACGGAGAGATGACCATCGTGCTGGCCAGCATCTCCACGGCGTGCAAGCAGATTGCCTCGCTTGTGAAGCACGCGCCCATTTCCAACCTCACTGGCGTGCATGGCACCGTCAACGTGCAGGGCGAGGACCAGAAGAAGCTCGACGTCGTCTCCAACGAGGTAAGTATAATTTACTCGTAACTAGAAACCAGAAGAGACATTGGACATCCACCAAGAACACGCGCGCGCGCAGGTGTTCTCCAACTGCCTCAAGTCGAGCGGGCGCACCGGCGTGATcgcgtcggaggaggaggacgtgcCGGTGGCCGTGGAGGAGAACTACTCGGGCAACTACATCGTCGTGTTCGATCCTCTAGATGGCTCCTCCAACATCGACGCCTCCGTCACCACCGGCTCCATCTTTGGCATCTATAGCCCCAACGCCGAGTGCCTCACCGACCTTGGCGACGACGCGACCGTACGTACAAATCTTGACCAGTTAGCATATCATCTCCCCCTCCTTAATTAATCTACACATTTCGTTCTTCGGTCTACGTAACAAACACACAACACGAATGGGTGCGTGCAGCTTGACTCGGTGGAGCAGAGGTGCGTGGTGAGCGTGTGCCAGCCGGGGAGCAATATGCTCGCCGCCGGTTACTGCATGTACTCGAGCTCGGTGATCTTCGTGCTCACCATTGGCACGGGGGTGTACGTGTTCACGCTGGACCCCATGTACGGCGAGTTCGTCCTGACGCAGGAGAAGGTGCAGATCCCCAAGGCCGGTAAGATCTATGCCTTCAACGAGGGCAACTACGCGCTCTGGGACGACAAGCTCAAGAAGTACATAGATAGCCTCAAGGAGCCCGGCGACTCCGGGAAGCCGTACTCTGCGCGCTACATCGGCTGCCTCGTCGGCGAAATCCACCGCACGCTGCTCTACGGCGGGATCTACGGAAACCCGaggaacaagaagagcaagaacgGCAATCTGCGGCTGCTCTACGAGTGTGCGCCCATGAGCTTCATCGTTGAGCAGGCCGGCGGCAAGGGATCCGACGGCCACCAGAGGATTCTTGACATCACGCCGACAGAGGTATGTATGTACAGAGGAATGCATTAGTGCTCAATTAATGTACTTGAAAATTAAAATGTGTCAAGCTGATTGATATAAAGAGATTAACTTTTTGTGTTTGAATTGTGAAGATACACCAGAGGGTGCCCCTGTACATTGGGAGCGTGGAGGAAGTGGAGAAGGTGGAGAAATTCTTGGCTTGAAATGTATTCCTCAAATGAATTGCTAAGACCAATAAATACAGTATATATTGtagaattttcttttgtgaTGGGAAAAATCCATTTTGAAGAATTCCGTTCTTGAGTTGTGAAGTCTGACTAGATCTTTCCTAAGTTAGGAAGGGTATTCTACCGTTATATATGGTTTCAAATGGTACAGAAACGCCATTCAAAATGGAACGATGTGACAAATGTTTGAGCACATGATTCAGAAAAAAACAGGGGTACTTAACTGATCGTACAAACAAGGACCGTCGATTGAATCCCAgcaacattcttttttttttttatgtattatcCACAAAAATTCCACAAATGATCCATGTCAAGTAGTTGTCAACGAAatggaaggggaaggggaa
The nucleotide sequence above comes from Phragmites australis chromosome 4, lpPhrAust1.1, whole genome shotgun sequence. Encoded proteins:
- the LOC133916444 gene encoding fructose-1,6-bisphosphatase, chloroplastic-like isoform X1: MAAAAATSSHLLLLSRQVALLRCRLSFLSHPRMPGRVAAGQASAANVRCMAAVDTVPAAAETSKKSSYEIVTLTTWLLKQEQAEIIDGEMTIVLASISTACKQIASLVKHAPISNLTGVHGTVNVQGEDQKKLDVVSNEVFSNCLKSSGRTGVIASEEEDVPVAVEENYSGNYIVVFDPLDGSSNIDASVTTGSIFGIYSPNAECLTDLGDDATLDSVEQRCVVSVCQPGSNMLAAGYCMYSSSVIFVLTIGTGVYVFTLDPMYGEFVLTQEKVQIPKAGKIYAFNEGNYALWDDKLKKYIDSLKEPGDSGKPYSARYIGCLVGEIHRTLLYGGIYGNPRNKKSKNGNLRLLYECAPMSFIVEQAGGKGSDGHQRILDITPTEIHQRVPLYIGSVEEVEKVCVQPCKLVRWLHSEAEAVKQRRPHNPLSNPHSRSQTTQTSTRNQWNKTRSHTTKAVTSKKTG
- the LOC133916444 gene encoding fructose-1,6-bisphosphatase, chloroplastic-like isoform X2, translated to MAAAAATSSHLLLLSRQVALLRCRLSFLSHPRMPGRVAAGQASAANVRCMAAVDTVPAAAETSKKSSYEIVTLTTWLLKQEQAEIIDGEMTIVLASISTACKQIASLVKHAPISNLTGVHGTVNVQGEDQKKLDVVSNEVFSNCLKSSGRTGVIASEEEDVPVAVEENYSGNYIVVFDPLDGSSNIDASVTTGSIFGIYSPNAECLTDLGDDATLDSVEQRCVVSVCQPGSNMLAAGYCMYSSSVIFVLTIGTGVYVFTLDPMYGEFVLTQEKVQIPKAGKIYAFNEGNYALWDDKLKKYIDSLKEPGDSGKPYSARYIGCLVGEIHRTLLYGGIYGNPRNKKSKNGNLRLLYECAPMSFIVEQAGGKGSDGHQRILDITPTEIHQRVPLYIGSVEEVEKVEKFLA